The window ttttttcaaataaattaattaacaataacatCTCAATACATttgctgtttttattcaaatagAATACATACACACCAAAATATTTTTGATTGTTTGCTGTGCTCTGTATCTTTACATCTGTATTTGTCTTGGACTGAGAACCACCACAGTACAATATCATTTGGGTTTCGTATTGCTAAGTCTTCTTTACGTCCTGTAAGTTGTGAGGTGGGGCTTCCATGGGTTGGACTTCTATCCCTTATTGGATTTTGATCTGGGGAATTTGGAGGCcaagtcaacacctcaaactGGATACTGCCGTTGCCTTCAAACTATTCCTGAACCATTTCACTTTGTGGCAGGGTGCATTATCCTCctgaaagaggccacagccATCAGGGAGTGCAGGTTCCATGAAGAGGTGTACGTGGTCTGGAACAATGCTTAGGTAGGAGGTacatgtcaaagtaacatccacataTAGGTGCAATGGTGACAAGATAATCAGTGCTGTTCACGtcacctgtcagtggtcataatgttatgcctgatcaGTATGCTTCCATGTTACTGTTTACTAATTAAGGTCATGACATAGTTAAGGACTCTTGTTCTGGTTAAACTGAATACATAACCAGATCAACTTTCCTATATCATGTGCAAAATTATAGCACGTGCCATATTTCCACATcatatttcacacacacacattcttgtTAAATTACattcaccagccactttattaggtgcaCTTTGCTAGAACCCAACTGAACTCCCCTTTGCTTTCAGAATTCAAGGCAGAAACATTCCTTTAAGACTTTGGGTCATATTAACATGATTAGCATCACATAATTGCTGAAAATATTTTGGCTGCACATCCCTGATgcaaatctcctgttccaccacatcccaaaggtacAGTACTTTATCAATTGAGATTTGATGACtgaattctgaccctaccagtCTTCTATTCTCCCATTTTTGTGAGCCTATATGAACTCCAGCCTCCAGTGGCACAGTGCTGTCTTCTACTGCTGTaccccatctgcttcaaggtctgATGTGCTTTGCTCTTCTgtataccttggttgtaacaagagGTTATTTGAGTAACTGTTCTTATCATCTGGAAGCAGATATCTGATATCAGTGGGGCATTTTCTCCCACTAAGGTTCCACTCacttaatatttgttttttggacTCTGTAAACCTTTTGCTGGTTGTGTGGAAAACAAATCTCAGGAAATCAGCATTTCctgaaatactcagatcagCCCACGAGAGACCAGCAACCATGTGGTGTTTAACATCCCTTAAATCACCCTTCTTCCCTACTCTGATGCTGGGTTTGAACTTGGTTGTCCTGACCCTGTCTACATCCCTAAATGGGTTGAGTTGCTGTCATGTGCTTGGCTGATTGGATACTTCCGCAGATGGGAACAAATATACCTAAACAAGAGGACAGTGAGTGCATAATCAAGAGATAGAATATCCACACATCATTTGTCTAATGCAGGACTGAGATAGACTtacatgttttcatttctgtaaaatcattttaaagtaaagtaactgagaaaagacaagaacaaagaaaatttcaaaaaatattttaatagtaaaaaagtaaaactcTGGGTGCAAGAAAGCCATGATGCAGTTTGTAGATTGCCAAATGACATGAGTATAAAAACTGTAACAGCACCAGAGGAGACAACTAAATGAGCTAAGTCATTTGTCTGCATGCAGCCATGTAACTCAGAGGAATGTAAAACTGTAGACTGTAGAGgtgaagaaacaacaaaaacaaaacatgaaatatgGTGACATTttatgaaacaaaaaagaaaacaaacaaaaatcaataaTCAAACAATAAACAGCAGCGGGAGTGAAAGTTGACGTCAACTGACCCACCCTCTTTAACCCCTTTTCTCTGTTTattaaataaaggagaaaaccGCAAAAATAAATCTTACAGGGGACTTATTATGCTTTCCTTTTGTCTGTGATGATATTCTGTTAATATGCtcaaattaaaaataactaaaGTCTAAATTAAGGCTCTGTTTATCAGAGGAGGTACTCCTAACATGGTCATCCCAGGTACACTACAAAGACTCTGAATACAGAAGCTCCGCCTACCAGTTGTTAGAACTTTGTTtctgaggggcagccaatcagaagaaaattgGCTTAAATGGGGAGGAGCCTAAACACTTTGTTTTAGACAGTGGATGAAGTGAAGGGCTGTGCTATTCAGTTCAATCCAATTTCATTTATACAGCATTGTGCTAACGCCCacaataagattttaaaaaaggatgaTTCTGAACTGTGGATCACACTAagctaaagaataaaaatatggaactGAAAATAGACACAATAGGTCCTTTTTGTAAAACTCTGACAACTTCAAGGGAAGCAACAGGCAATATTCTATAAAAATGCTACAGCATTAATGAAAATGTGGCAATACAACTGTAGGACCCTAGATGCAGTCTGATTTCTTGTGCTTAAAATGTATACTTTTATTCTGATAGTCTGGTGCAGACAGGAAGTTTGGCAAGAAGAGAGTGGAGCCACACGGTTTTTTGACCTCTCAATCTCTCTTCATCTATTTTGAACTGAGCACACACAGGTAGTCTCTGGCTTAGTGCATAAAAGCTCAACTTCTGTAACAATATTGAAGTAAAAAGAGTAAAACTGGCCTTTATCCACTGACCTACAGTAGGGGAAAAAAGATGTCATTCTTCAGTCATGGTGTATCGTTGGCTGTGAGTGTCTCGGTTCTCTGAGTGTCATTGtctgcagacagcagcagctggtCTGAGGAGCTTTGAGCCTCGGGGTCATCAGATGCTTCAGTAGGCTCTTCGGGTAAAACTGAGTATGTTGGGACAGCGTTGAACATGATAAAACCCACGGTGATGACGACAAATGAGACGATGTACAGGGCTGAAAACTGAGACACACAACAGGGACACAGATTAACGCTAGAGGATTTTGTTCATGTGTGAGGCCTTTTTTGCTTATACCTCCACTGTCATTAATCAAATGGAGTTGTTGTGGGCAGTGTAGTATTTCAGGTGTACGTCCTCTCCTGTTGTAATCCACCTGCTACAGTTAAACAACTATGATCTACCTTGTGTACTTTGTGGTTGGGTTTTGACTTCAGACCGTTTCTGCATTGTTCTGAACTAAAAACAGTTCTAGGAGGTCAAAactttccaaaagaaaaaaacccatttaAAAACCAAGCAACAGTAACAAGAACACAAAATTCTTCTTCTGTCAAATCCTAGCCAACCTTCACATATCCATTAACCCTCCCCGGGTTGACTGGCAGCCTATTGTCATGTGAAAAAGTCAATTTTTGCTGTTTATTGGTTTTTATGCAAGTTGAAATGCCTTCTTTTTTGCAAGTCTTGTCAAGTCAACTTTAGAATAAATCTTACAGAAAATCTTCATCAGCTGATCACACTTCTACTACCCTGTGTAACGTATCGAATCCTTAAGGAGCTATGGGGATGACAGGGTTTGCTGATGCATAATGGATGATACAGGGATCTTGACCATCCTCTGCATCATTTACTGGGCATGCTGCTTGAACATTTTCTCTAACGTCAGCCTTAGACTTACTGCCACAAGGTCAGATACAGGAAATCATTACCCCCTTATTTAAATGCACTCCTAGCATTTATTTTACTGAACAATATACCTATTTGATTTTCTAAATATTTCTCACTGGTCATGTGCCTGTCATCTTGTTTTTCATGCTCTAGTAGGAACCAACTGGTTcagcacaaaataaatattttaactaaccaaataaatcatttgcatttcctgctgcTGCGAGACAAGGCAGAGCTATCGCTCATTTCTCTCATTAAGGACTGACATGCATACATACAGACATCACAAACTCACCTTGTACATGAAGAGAAAGAGGCCACAGAAGAGGCTGAAGAGGTCAGCAgtgagcagagagaggttcactgctGTGGCGCTCGTCATCTTCACCACTACAGGCATGAAGCTGTATAAAGCGTACATGCACAAGGTGTAGACTACAAACAGCATGGCTGCAGAACACAATAAACAGATTTGAGTGAGAGGCAGTGGAGTGATATTAAAATCAGAGACGCTTCTATAAATGTGATTATGTTGCAGTTTAATATGACAGTACAGAAAGTGAACTCACAGATGTGAACGTCCCACTTGATTTCTCCTACTGCACGTGTTTCCAGCACAACTCTGCAACAATAAGCAACAAGTTAAAATGATGAGGGAACATCATTAATAAAGGGTATTGCATCACAATTAGGTACCATTAGGTATTACATgattaaaaaattatttgtttGCATTTGAACTCATTATACATGAGTAAAGGTTGAGCAACCAAAACTGGCTCCTGAAGGTCCTTATATGTAAGATATCATATcatcatgttgcctagcaaccacttACCAGCGGCCTAAAATGACCTGTTTGTAGCTTCATGTATTAAGAAGAGGATGATTTTGATTTCTGTTTAACTTTCAAAACACTTAATATATATCCACAAAATCTTCAGTATGTGTAGTATATTGTGACATCATTGTGTTACCTAGCAACCACCTATCGACTgactaaaaccaccaaaaacccacatttttcctgtttctttgtttgttttattaatttgttttattcacGTTAACACTGGTGCTAGCCTTGGTCATCCTCAAATCCTCCATATTCATACATATACCCACAACctaaatttaaataaagctcAACAAGCAAGGTCTTCTCACACAGATATCACTGAAATTCATAGAAAgtataagaaaaaaagatgctAAAATCACAATCATAATCTCAAAATTTTCCATTTTCCAACTATTCTTGTTAACATCTTCTATAGTGTCTATCATGGTCTCATCTATGTGTTTTTGCTCTCGCCTTCTTATTGTTCTGAAACcagattaaaattttaaaacacaAGTTGCTAGCAAATAAGCAAACTGTGGGTAATTCTCATTTCTGACTCTTGGAATGACTTAAATTCATAAAATggatttaatgttttaaatgagCGACCCAGTCCAAAAATAATCAAAGTGTTTGTGAAGGTCAGGTCCTTTGCTTGTCTAAGATCTGAGGAAAGACCCAAAGGATTTTGAAACACAGctatcgccccctgctggctgttAAAAGGAATTCAGGTTTAAGACACATCTGGTTCATCTATTAAACAATGTGGGCTggcagagagctgtgatgtatATTATCTGATGGCAAAAAAGTGACATTATTCACATTATATTAATGATATTAGCACATTAATAGTGGCTCAACAATAGTCATTACTCTGTAACAACAGTACAGAACAATACTACCTGCTGTGTCAGtggtgcagaaaaacacaatatcTTACAGTTGTACACCGCTGATGAGAGTCCCAAACAGGCCCATCATGCCCAGGAATTCAACTCTGCTCAAGTTCTTCACTGTGTGCTCCTGGCACATGTTGGATATGGCGTAGAGGACGGCACTGAGCAGGACCAACCCATCGCCCAACAGTACATCACTGGctgcacagagagaaagagacagttAGTATAAGACACAGGCACAATTccaatttaattcagttcaattcatacCAACATCTGCCTCTCAGACACTGAggaattatttaatatgaaccTACACTGACTGCGTTACGAATCTTTTACAGTGATAAATGTatttttgcctgtttgtttgtttttagtcag of the Maylandia zebra isolate NMK-2024a linkage group LG10, Mzebra_GT3a, whole genome shotgun sequence genome contains:
- the slc35f2 gene encoding solute carrier family 35 member F2, whose amino-acid sequence is MEGPVEERLCGKMKIGCGLHRYNLRDVFTWSLLKTILMGQVLSLLICGTAVSCEYLTHAKVETPMLQSFLNYALLLFTYTTHLSTRTGDRNILQILKTNWWKYLGMAIADVEANYTVVKAYQFTTLTSIQLLDCFVIPVLMLLSWFFLKTRYRVIHFVAVAVCLLGVGAMVGADILAGRDQGSTSDVLLGDGLVLLSAVLYAISNMCQEHTVKNLSRVEFLGMMGLFGTLISGVQLVVLETRAVGEIKWDVHISMLFVVYTLCMYALYSFMPVVVKMTSATAVNLSLLTADLFSLFCGLFLFMYKFSALYIVSFVVITVGFIMFNAVPTYSVLPEEPTEASDDPEAQSSSDQLLLSADNDTQRTETLTANDTP